The sequence below is a genomic window from Rhizobium sp. NXC14.
AGGCGCTGTTTGCCAAGGCAGGCGTCAAGGCCGAGGACATCAAGACCTGGACGGATTTTCTTGAGGCGGTGAAGAAGATCAAGGCGGCCGGTATCGTGCCGATCGCCGGCGGCGGCGGCGAGAAATGGCCGATCCACTTCTACTGGAGCTATCTCGTCATGCGCGAAGGCGGCCAGAAGGTCTTTGACGCGGCCAAGAAGGGCGAGGGCGAAGGCTTCCTCGATCCGGCCATCATCAAGGCCGGCGAAGATCTCGCCGAGCTCGGCAAGCTCGAACCTTTCCAGCCCGGCTATCTCGGCGCAACCTGGCCGCAGACGCTCGGCGTTTTCGGCGACGGCAAGGCGGCGATGATCCTCGGCTTCGAGGCGACCGAGGCCAACCAGCGCAAGAATGCCGGCGACGGCAAGGGGCTTTCGCCCGACAATATCGGCCGTTTCGTCTTCCCGACGGTTGAAGGCGGCGCCGGAAAGCCCACTGATACACTTGGTGGCCTGAACGGCTGGGCGCTCACCAAGAAGGCCTCCAAGGAAGCGATCGATTTCCTCGCTTTCCTGACGAATGCGGACAACGAGCGGGCAATGGCCAAGGCCGGGATGCTCCTGCCTGTTGCCGTCGGCGCTGATGACGGCGTCGTCAACCCGCTGCTCGCCGAATCGGCCAAACAGCTTGCGGGTTCGACCTGGCATCAGAACTTCTTCGACCAGGATCTCGGTGCGGCCGTCGGCCGTGTCGTCAACGACGTCTCGGTGGAAATCGTCTCCGGACAGATGAACTCCAAGGACGGCGCCCAG
It includes:
- a CDS encoding extracellular solute-binding protein, whose amino-acid sequence is MNFMLKNAAFGGRRIASMAAAAGMLLVGAGAASATTVVKWLHLETDPKNVAAWEDIVKKYEDRHPDVDIQMQFLENEAFKAKLPTLLQSDDVPDFFFSWGGGVLKQQSETGALQDVTAALDADGGKLRKAYTPASVDGLTFDGKTWAIPYKVGLVSFFYNKALFAKAGVKAEDIKTWTDFLEAVKKIKAAGIVPIAGGGGEKWPIHFYWSYLVMREGGQKVFDAAKKGEGEGFLDPAIIKAGEDLAELGKLEPFQPGYLGATWPQTLGVFGDGKAAMILGFEATEANQRKNAGDGKGLSPDNIGRFVFPTVEGGAGKPTDTLGGLNGWALTKKASKEAIDFLAFLTNADNERAMAKAGMLLPVAVGADDGVVNPLLAESAKQLAGSTWHQNFFDQDLGAAVGRVVNDVSVEIVSGQMNSKDGAQMIQDAFELEQ